Within Dysgonomonas sp. HDW5A, the genomic segment ATATTCTATTGACGATAAAAAGAAATTGTATAACAATTCTAATACAATAATCCAGTACTATGAAGAAATTTTGTTTTATTTTCGGTTTACTTGTCTTGGCTGTCATTAAATTATCGGCTCAAGATAATGATCTTACCTCCAAATCGTTTTTTAATGTGGGTTTGTGGTATAGATTATCTACCAATGGCGAATTAACTGATTCGACTACCAATAATGTTTCTCTGGCTTTGGTTTCGAGTATCAATAAAAATACCAATGGGTTTTCGTTTTCACTTTTTAATATCGTGAGATCGTCGATGAAGGGCGTACAAGTTGGTCTGTATAATGAAACGCAAGCTTTGTCGGGTTTGCAGCTTGGGGGATTTAATAAAGCGAAAGTAATGCGAGGGATGCAAATTGGTGTAGGTAATGGTACCATGTCCGGCAACGGAGTACAAATAGGCTTTTTTAATGGAGCTCAGCAAATGTCAGGTGTACAAGTGGGATTTTTTAATGAGTCAAAGAAAATATCAGGTGTGCAAATAGGTCTTGTAAATAGTGCCGAGCATAACGATTTTCCGGTTGGGCTCATTAATATCATAAACGATGGGGAAATAGCTGTTGGGCTTACTGTAGATGATATGGCTGTTACTTTGGCTTCTTTTCGTTCGGGCGGTAAATATTTGTATGGAATTGTTGGATTAGGATATAATTTCGATTCGCCTCATCATCATATGGTATTAGAAGGTGGTCTGGGTTTGCATATACCTTTTTCCGGAAAATTTAGATTCAACACAGAATTAATTGCTGATGTGATGAGTAAAACAAATATTAAAGTAAATTGGGGGGGCGAGAAAGATGACAAAGATGATGACTATGATTATAAAGAAGCTTATCGTTATGCAATTCGCTTTATGCCATCCTATAAGATAAGTCGCAAAATAGAGGTTTTTGGAGGACCTTCAATTAATTATCTTACGACCCGTTCATTAGATAATGAGGCTTTGTTTCCTACGCATCGTATCTGGAAAAAGTTTGATTCTTCTTCTTTTAAACAGATCTATTGGGGATGGACATTTGGTTTGCAATATAAATTGTGATAGTGAGGATATGAAAAGTAAACGGTATTATTAGAAGCATAATCGCGATTGTTTTTTATACTTTTGTTTTTAATTAAAATAGTTTTATCTTTGTCCTTGTAAAATAACTCTTTACGCAAATAATGACAGCAGAATTAACAACCATATTTTTTTACAATACCTTAAAATTTAACTATTTGAGTTTGGATATGTGTGTTGAAATGTTAGAGAGAGAGAGAGAGAGAGAGAGAGAGAGAGAGAGAGAGAGAGAGAGTAATATATAATCCCTCCTCGTATTTAAAATATTACTTTTCCCTAAAATATTCAAGTAAAATTATTTTTTCATCATATGCATTGCTTCTTTTTGACGCAATGTTTTCCCTTTTTGAATATTCCTCAATTAAATTTAATAATCTTAGTGTTGCCGATAAAGCCTTTCGTGTAGGGAGTTTCTTTATTTGTTGTCGTTTAAAACCGTCACGATTAAAGGCTTGTCTATGGCAAAACTATATCTGGCAGTGGTGTGTAGTGATTACATGCTACTGCCTTTTTTATGTTTATAGACCAACATTAACTAATATATTACTTATAAATTAAAAACGATGATGATGAGTAAAAGGTTTTTTTTATTGATTCTGATTTCAGCTTTATTTAGCACTCTCTATGCTCAGGTGGGTGTTAATACTG encodes:
- a CDS encoding LA_2272 family surface repeat-containing protein; this translates as MKKFCFIFGLLVLAVIKLSAQDNDLTSKSFFNVGLWYRLSTNGELTDSTTNNVSLALVSSINKNTNGFSFSLFNIVRSSMKGVQVGLYNETQALSGLQLGGFNKAKVMRGMQIGVGNGTMSGNGVQIGFFNGAQQMSGVQVGFFNESKKISGVQIGLVNSAEHNDFPVGLINIINDGEIAVGLTVDDMAVTLASFRSGGKYLYGIVGLGYNFDSPHHHMVLEGGLGLHIPFSGKFRFNTELIADVMSKTNIKVNWGGEKDDKDDDYDYKEAYRYAIRFMPSYKISRKIEVFGGPSINYLTTRSLDNEALFPTHRIWKKFDSSSFKQIYWGWTFGLQYKL